In Danio rerio strain Tuebingen ecotype United States chromosome 9, GRCz12tu, whole genome shotgun sequence, the genomic window TGAGTAAATAacagaatttattaatattttaaagttctAAAGTTAGGGAAATCACAATCAAGTCCAGCAAGAGCAAGACTAACTGAGCATGTCCTGTTGCAGGCCTCCTGCTGACCCTTCTTCAGTCAAGGCGGGAGTGCAGCGGCGTGCGGTTGAGAGGATTGCGGGAAGATGAAGTCCAGTCTGAAACAGTGGCGGCGGCTCGCCCTCGGCCTCATTCTGGTCTGGGCACTGCTCTTCCTGGCGCTCCTCTCTTACTTCATGGAGTCAAGAGTGGATGACCCGCACGCCGCGGCCGCTCTATCTTACACAGACACCCGACGCCTGACCTCCCTGCAGGGCAACCCTCGGACCATCATGGCCACCCATTTGGGCCTGGCCACCTCCTCCACCCCATCCACCTCTAGCAACACCCAGCAGGAGCAGAGCCAGGAGGAAAACCCCAGCGCTGACCCCCAACCTAGTCCACTCAGCCAGGAAGCTTACCCTTACCCTGACCCTCAGAGCCTGGCAGCCTGGTCCGCATTCGGCACCCAGGATGTGGGCTTGAGGTCGACCGGCGTGAGTCGCAACCGTGAACGACAAGAGTACAACCAGGATTCACGTCAAGAAGAcgaggatgaagaggaggaggtgATTGGGGGGgaagaggaggatgaggagggTGGTGATGAAGGTAGAGGGAGGACCACCAAACGGGTTGCAAGGCATGGGAGCTCTGACCCGCATGAATATTACGTTCCCAGATACAAATCCATAGTTCATGGTCTGTGGAAAGGGAGTTTGTCGATGGGGATGCTCAGTCCACGCCTGCAGAGGGCTATGAAAGACTACCTGAATAATAATAAGCATGGAGTGGCCTACAGGGGGCACCGGAAGGCGAAGCAGAGCCGCCAGCAGGTGCTGTGTGAGCTGAAGAAAAGGGAGAAGATTCGAACATTGGATGGGACCGAGATGCCTTTCTCCAAATTGGGCTGGCAGAAGATTGTGCCTGCATTACCCCTAAGCCAGATCCACAGGCCAGGCTTAAAGACCTGTGCTGTGGTCACCTCTGCTGGAGCCATGCTGCACTCTGGACTTGGCAAGGAGATTGGTGAGTGACAGAGTTGTTACTTTGGTCTATTGAGGTTTAATGAGTGTCATGAAAACAGCCATGAAGCATTTCATTAAACCTAGATGATTCATTAATCGGTTAATAAGTACGTTTAAATGGCGAAGTAATCAAATACTCAGTGTTTTTAATGGGCAGCAAATATAgtcattttaatttacaaaagCAAGCATGCATTAAAttagaaatgcattaaaatagtGTGAAAAAAATGCCAAATGAGGTCAATTAAATTTCTACTTCcccacttagttttttttttcagactaaAGAGTAAAAAAGTTAAAcctgcatttgttatttaatgtGTGATTCCATTTAAAtcttgtattttaataataataataataataataataataataatagtaataataataataataataataattgtgataataatgaacagtaattattattattattattattattattattattattattttgttgtttttaatgtttaaatacgGTTTAAATTGATGCATAATAtgctactaataatattaatagtagtaaacaatgatataataataataataataataataataataataatataatactactaataataataattattattatcaattataacattattattattattattattattattattattattattattattattattatgtttttaatgtttaaatacacTTTAAATTGATGCATATTATCCTAATAATagcacagtaataataataaactgaaattattattattattgttgttgttgttgttgttgttgtttaatgttGTTTTACAATGCactcaacaacaataataataataataataataataataataattgtaaaattatataataaataaataaataaataaataaataagttcataataataataataataatagtaataattgtaaacaatgttgttgttgttgttttattttttaatgttttaaataaattttaattcatccatcatcatcatcatcatcatcttcatcatctttataagaagaagaataaaaataataaaaatattatcactGTCTgcaattattaatagtattattattattattgcagctTATCTAACTTGATCATAATTTAGAATTTCATCGCTGCTTTTTGATGTTATAAAATGGCATCAGCAACAGCATCACAATGAAAGACAGAAGCAGTAAATAGAAATGagcatattaaacaaataatctcTTTATACAGCTCGTTAGCATGACGGTTGGCTGTTTCTGACTGCTCGAGGAGTCATAGTGATTCATAAATGACTTAACATTTCCTTTTTTCTTAGCTGTTGTCTTtcctagtttttaatttttattttattaataatattaattctacATAGTGCCAGAGTGTTGAGTCACATTTCCTAGTAACCCAAGTTACGTTTAAACCGCGTTGCTTCCTCATTCATTCATCTGAAGGATGTGAAATTGGCATTTTTCAAGAAGCCCCTGAAGGAAGGCCTTGTATTTTTGGTTGGGTTTTTTGAGAAGCGTTTTCTCTTTCATTGTCTCCACTTGCGGTTTTTGGTTTCCGTGGTGATGCCAGTTTCTCTGAAAGGGTCAGTGGGATACTGATGGCCTTTACGGTTGCATAATCCCAAGTATCACAGGCACACAAAGAGACCAGATTCTTCCAGCTTTGGCATCTATGGTGGCAGAGCGGCTGTGGGCACAGATGAAGCGTTTCCATGGTGATGGCACAGCTTTTATTATTTCTGAGGAGAATGGCGCCTGTGCCGCCTCGCTAAGATGATACAAACACTTGCACTATTTGTAATTCAATGTGGAGATTCAGCCATCGCTTCTGTGCTAATGATTTTAATTACATCAGTACTTGTACTCAAGGGCtgcttcttctctctctcttcctaTCTGCACTAAATACCACTAAATTTCCCTACGGGGCCGTTTCTTTTCCTTCAGTATGTGTATTTCATTgctttattgctattattatgatTGAGCTAGTAGAATTACTGTACATTCTTAGTTTGTTGTCGTTATTAGGACCAGGTCCCAATGGGACATAATGTAATTCCTATGTTGTCTGTCATTTGAAAAGTTGCCACTTTAGATGTTTTCTTCTGTATTGGGACATTTGTTTGAATTAGGACTGGGCTGATAATATCATATCGCAGTGCTTCTCACAGGTTTGGAATATACTTGCAGTGGTAGCTGGATTGAAACACTTTGAACACTTTGaaacatttagtcattcatttattaagaTGACTGAGGTCCTGTGGTGTGTGTCAGACACTGTTAAAAACATGGCCATTTTACTCACTATTGACAAAAAGGTGGTATATGCCAAGCTAATGTGTTTTCCATACTggtacacttccggtgacctgttattgtgagtttttttttccattttataaggttccttttactgcatcgatgttgtaatgtaattcaaatacaatcagttaaacaaactttggcattcatttagttgctcaagcgtaaagcgagacaaaaagctgtttgctCGCACGcccccgtcagaatcggcaggcttgtgcagaagctccattgaatatactggggtaaaataagtgctcacattataaagacatggctggggggaaatgtaatttaatgcagtgcttctcgtaaaatctgagacccactttatatccaATATCACTCAGCTTgaggagatcgctgatttttaaagaatctTAAACCTGCCGATTTTGCATTGACATACAATTTGACGGAAatgattaacccaggttactggcaaatcagtggcgtagcggacgggcctgTAATTGTAAAtctggcaaccgcaataatcaaactcttgggaacaactgtggtcggaactaAAGTTCAGAGGTCTGTGTTCCCGCTGAACCGCGTtatagctcataccataaagttgacttgatttcaactatcCTCGACGCTCACACTGGAGAAGACGTGCCGCGCTGTTTCTCACCGCTGgctttcattgaaaatgaatgacttctggctactttgacgctctcgccgctttcggtttgtgatcgctcctcagtttgtgaaggtttccccgcgttgtcgctccaccccgccttcCTTTActgctcctcaatttgtgatcgcttccccGTGTTGTCCCCCCtcccccccttcatcagggggccccgtcagtgatccctgcaagggggcctccgcattttgcgctacgccactgtggcaaattaaaagtcctattagcatgcttcggcatacaGCCTAGAGTACAGATTTatagacaaaataaatgttaaaaagcatTCATGAGAGTTGCCATCTGAAACCTTTTTCCATTCAAATAGTATTTTACCAAtgaactgatgtgtgtgtgtgtgtgtgtgtgtgtgtgtgtgtgtgtgtgtgtgtgtgtgtgtgtgtgtgtgtgtgtgtgtgtgtgtgtgtgacgacaTCGTGACTGATAAAAGGgaattatttcaaatattttggtttATGAAACAGAAACCGTATGCAACAAAAATCGCTAATTATTTCCAACCCCACTtcacaaaaaaaagagagagtgtTCTGACAGTTTAACTGATTGTGATTTCTTAATTTCACAAATATTGTACAAAAAATGTAAAGGTTAACCCATAAAGCAGCAGCTGCATGTCGGATTGAGCTTGAAGGAACTAATCTTATGGCTCGTTTTCACGACAACGTACAGTGCGGTACGGTTCAGGTTGGTACggatcacctttatcaggcttgcatttccactaccaagggtacccttt contains:
- the st6gal2a gene encoding beta-galactoside alpha-2,6-sialyltransferase 2 (The RefSeq protein has 5 substitutions compared to this genomic sequence), giving the protein MKSSLKQWRRLALGLILVWALLFLALLSYFMESRVDDPHAAAALSYTDTRRLTSLQGNPRTIMATHLGLATSSAPSTSSNTQQEQSQEENPSADPQPSPLSQEAYPYPDPQSLAAWSAFGTQDVGSRSTGMSRNRERQEYNQDSPQEDEDEEEEVIGGEEEDEEGGDEGRGRTTKRVARHGSSDPHEYYVPRYKSIVHGLWKGSLSMGMLSPRLQRAMKDYLNNNKHGVAYRGHRKAKQSRQQVLCELKKREKIRTLDGAEMPFSKLGWQKIVPALPLSQIHRPGLKTCAVVTSAGAMLHSGLGKEIDSHDAVLRFNTAPTVGYERDVGNKTTIRIINSQILANPMHRFNRSSLYKNVTLVAWDPAPYTLNLHKWYSNPDYNLFTPYMEYRMRFPSQPFYILHPKYIWQLWDVIQANNLENIQPNPPSSGFIGILLMMSLCEEVHVYEYIPSLRQTDLCHYHERYYDAACTLGAYHPLLYEKMLIQRMNIGSEDELKRKGKVTLPGFNKVHCEP
- the st6gal2a gene encoding beta-galactoside alpha-2,6-sialyltransferase 2 isoform X1, producing MKSSLKQWRRLALGLILVWALLFLALLSYFMESRVDDPHAAAALSYTDTRRLTSLQGNPRTIMATHLGLATSSTPSTSSNTQQEQSQEENPSADPQPSPLSQEAYPYPDPQSLAAWSAFGTQDVGLRSTGVSRNRERQEYNQDSRQEDEDEEEEVIGGEEEDEEGGDEGRGRTTKRVARHGSSDPHEYYVPRYKSIVHGLWKGSLSMGMLSPRLQRAMKDYLNNNKHGVAYRGHRKAKQSRQQVLCELKKREKIRTLDGTEMPFSKLGWQKIVPALPLSQIHRPGLKTCAVVTSAGAMLHSGLGKEIDSHDAVLRFNTAPTVGYERDVGNKTTIRIINSQILANPMHRFNRSSLYKNVTLVAWDPAPYTLNLHKWYSNPDYNLFTPYMEYRMRFPSQPFYILHPKYIWQLWDVIQANNLENIQPNPPSSGFIGILLMMSLCEEVHVYEYIPSLRQTDLCHYHERYYDAACTLGAYHPLLYEKMLIQRMNIGSEDELKRKGKVTLPGFNKVHCEP